A genomic window from Streptomyces brevispora includes:
- a CDS encoding EcsC family protein, with the protein MADPSEYELVAWRDIQRFKDRALSRMMKNASEQVAIGTAALGKRAAKRLEKHPRAQSAVSRGQELVAKGTDKVGAKARGAADALPDWSGTALQSMRQTVGRASRAGLSSKRVVALHKKRGHDVASLSDLHRLDLQEIDAVRGRAASWYYPAVAALSGAGAGLVISGGQLVTAASAGAAAAPSGGAIVGAFAADTAVVLGLASRCVGQVSLLYGYDPEEPAEKLFVMSVVNAGTASSATAKTAAMADISRLTQALVRGKTWNVLNDAVITKVSVKFAKAFGFRLTKKGLGKAVPAFGILVGGTLNWTTLESIVDAADVAYRRRFLLEKYPHLGDEEASGSFPDAGPDVPDDADVTISLLGELAEAGGPDLS; encoded by the coding sequence ATGGCAGATCCCTCGGAGTACGAGCTCGTGGCATGGCGTGACATCCAGCGGTTCAAGGACCGCGCACTGTCACGCATGATGAAAAACGCCAGCGAGCAAGTGGCTATAGGCACTGCGGCACTTGGCAAGCGTGCCGCGAAGCGTCTGGAGAAACACCCACGGGCCCAGTCGGCGGTTTCACGTGGGCAGGAACTCGTTGCCAAGGGGACTGACAAGGTGGGGGCCAAGGCTCGCGGAGCCGCCGACGCCCTCCCGGACTGGAGCGGCACTGCGTTGCAGTCCATGCGGCAGACGGTGGGACGGGCCTCGCGAGCAGGACTCTCCTCCAAACGGGTGGTGGCGCTCCACAAGAAGCGCGGGCACGACGTTGCGTCGCTGTCCGACCTGCACCGCCTCGACCTCCAGGAGATCGACGCTGTCCGTGGACGAGCGGCGAGCTGGTACTACCCTGCCGTCGCGGCGCTTTCGGGAGCGGGCGCGGGGCTTGTGATCTCCGGAGGACAACTCGTCACCGCCGCGTCCGCCGGCGCGGCGGCAGCGCCTTCGGGAGGCGCAATCGTCGGCGCTTTCGCTGCCGATACCGCAGTCGTCCTCGGACTCGCATCCCGCTGTGTCGGCCAGGTCTCGCTGCTCTACGGCTACGACCCCGAAGAGCCTGCCGAGAAGCTCTTCGTGATGTCTGTCGTCAACGCTGGGACAGCATCCTCGGCCACGGCCAAGACCGCTGCGATGGCCGACATCTCGCGGCTCACCCAAGCACTCGTCCGCGGCAAGACATGGAACGTCCTGAACGATGCAGTAATCACCAAGGTCTCCGTGAAGTTCGCGAAGGCGTTCGGCTTCCGTCTTACCAAGAAGGGACTCGGTAAAGCGGTACCCGCGTTCGGGATACTCGTTGGCGGCACCCTGAACTGGACCACTTTGGAGTCGATTGTTGACGCCGCCGACGTGGCGTACCGGCGGCGGTTCCTCCTTGAGAAGTACCCACATCTCGGCGACGAGGAGGCATCCGGATCGTTTCCTGATGCCGGCCCGGACGTCCCGGACGACGCCGATGTGACGATCAGCTTGCTTGGTGAGCTCGCCGAGGCGGGCGGCCCCGACCTCAGCTGA
- a CDS encoding helix-turn-helix domain-containing protein encodes MTLDEAEAGADEAAEAGKRPEGEPGSGVMIAFGRQLKLLRLRAGLDRTEFGKRVGYAAQSIASFEQGRRIPQPAFIDKADVVLDAGGLLLALKEELARAQYPAFFRDMARLEAEAVTLHVYATLAVPGLLQTEDYARSVFAMRRPLLDEETIEQRVAARMARQVIFARKPMPTLSFVIEESVLQRPVGGRSVLHRQLEQIVEQGQRRNVEVQVMPTDRTEHCGLAGPFTLIEKRDGRRMAYVEVQRDSRLHTDWAVVRDVEEQHGIIRAQALTPLESVDVVMGLLGEK; translated from the coding sequence ATGACGCTGGATGAGGCAGAAGCCGGGGCGGACGAGGCTGCGGAGGCCGGGAAGCGGCCCGAGGGCGAGCCCGGTTCGGGGGTGATGATCGCGTTCGGACGGCAGTTGAAGCTGCTACGTCTGCGGGCGGGGCTGGACCGGACGGAGTTCGGGAAGCGGGTGGGGTACGCGGCGCAGTCGATCGCTTCGTTCGAGCAGGGGCGGCGCATCCCGCAGCCGGCGTTCATCGACAAGGCGGATGTGGTGCTGGATGCCGGGGGGTTGTTGCTGGCGTTGAAGGAGGAGTTGGCTCGGGCGCAGTATCCGGCGTTCTTCCGGGACATGGCGCGGTTGGAGGCGGAGGCAGTCACCCTCCACGTGTACGCGACGCTGGCCGTGCCGGGCTTGCTGCAGACTGAGGATTACGCACGCTCGGTGTTCGCGATGCGGCGGCCGCTCCTGGACGAGGAGACGATCGAGCAGAGGGTGGCGGCTCGGATGGCGCGCCAGGTAATTTTCGCCCGGAAGCCCATGCCGACTCTGAGCTTCGTCATCGAGGAATCGGTGCTGCAAAGGCCGGTTGGCGGCCGGTCAGTACTCCATCGCCAGTTGGAGCAGATCGTCGAACAAGGACAGCGGCGGAATGTGGAAGTCCAGGTAATGCCTACTGACCGGACGGAGCATTGCGGTCTCGCTGGTCCGTTCACCTTGATCGAGAAGCGCGACGGACGGAGGATGGCCTACGTTGAGGTTCAGCGAGACAGCCGTCTGCACACGGACTGGGCTGTGGTGCGGGATGTTGAGGAGCAGCACGGGATCATCCGAGCTCAAGCCCTGACTCCGCTTGAATCGGTGGACGTCGTCATGGGACTTCTGGGAGAGAAATGA
- a CDS encoding DUF397 domain-containing protein — translation MISRVDLPTAVPESAWFKSSYSSGEGGECVEVAWRKSSYSGAEGGQCLEFAAAATRVHVRDSKQTSGPVLTVGPGAWMGFVGLVTS, via the coding sequence ATGATCAGCCGGGTGGATTTGCCGACGGCCGTGCCTGAATCGGCCTGGTTCAAGAGCAGCTACAGCAGTGGCGAAGGCGGCGAGTGCGTGGAAGTCGCCTGGCGGAAGAGCAGCTACAGCGGTGCTGAAGGCGGCCAGTGCCTGGAGTTCGCGGCTGCCGCCACCCGCGTGCACGTCCGCGACTCGAAGCAGACCAGCGGTCCCGTGCTGACTGTCGGGCCGGGCGCGTGGATGGGGTTCGTCGGGCTCGTCACGAGCTGA
- a CDS encoding serine/threonine-protein kinase: protein MPQQQSIAGRYDLLEPLANGGMGDVWRGYDTVLDRPVAVKRIRPQAVADSPQLAEEFVKRFRREARITARIQHPGVPQVYDAVLDDSYERLFLVMELVDGMPLSAYIRPDRMLPVSWAVAVAAQVATVLSHAHEVPVVHRDLKPSNVLVARDGTVKVLDFGIAAILRTDVTKLTATGSPVGTYQYMAPEQVRGGRISPQTDLYALGCVLHELLGGRVLFSADSEYMVMYQHVNAAPTPLRVLRPEVPKALEDLVLHLLLKSPEARPADVQEVYERLRPFLPPPGESPAPGDTGPAGVPDPTGIFRDPYAPRARAGARRAAGTTIDPRTGPPAPVPVPVPAQLREEIDEAYAHSEALLEEERFAQAAEVLGEVVEPAARVLGAESKKVLALRKNRAAIQLLGGDYRAALPEFDALADAYARTDGPTGASARACRAQAARCRAELGQATDALIALRGLLEVVRTVDSDLSEEAVELRRDIGMLLLAQGQAAEADRILRPLHDDLCVVFGPGDEMSEEVAEALALIRLGLDGPDA from the coding sequence GTGCCGCAGCAGCAGTCGATCGCCGGTCGGTACGACCTCCTCGAACCGCTCGCCAACGGTGGCATGGGCGATGTGTGGCGTGGGTACGACACCGTGCTGGACCGGCCGGTCGCGGTGAAGCGGATCAGGCCGCAGGCCGTGGCCGACTCGCCCCAACTGGCCGAGGAGTTCGTCAAACGATTCCGCCGTGAGGCCCGGATCACGGCGCGGATCCAGCACCCTGGCGTGCCCCAGGTGTACGACGCGGTGCTCGACGACAGCTACGAACGGCTGTTCCTCGTGATGGAACTGGTCGACGGCATGCCGCTGTCCGCGTACATACGCCCGGATCGCATGCTGCCGGTCAGCTGGGCTGTGGCTGTGGCGGCGCAGGTCGCCACCGTGCTGTCGCACGCGCACGAAGTGCCGGTGGTCCACCGCGATCTGAAACCGAGCAATGTTCTGGTCGCTCGCGACGGGACGGTGAAGGTCCTCGACTTCGGGATCGCCGCCATACTGCGGACCGACGTGACCAAGCTGACCGCGACCGGCAGCCCCGTCGGCACGTACCAGTACATGGCCCCCGAGCAGGTGCGCGGCGGGCGGATCTCCCCGCAGACCGACCTGTACGCCCTGGGGTGTGTGCTGCACGAACTGCTGGGCGGACGGGTGCTGTTCAGTGCGGACAGCGAGTACATGGTGATGTACCAGCACGTGAACGCGGCCCCCACCCCGCTGCGCGTGCTGCGTCCCGAGGTGCCGAAGGCCCTGGAGGACCTCGTCCTTCACCTGCTGCTCAAGTCACCGGAGGCCAGGCCGGCCGATGTGCAGGAGGTGTACGAACGGCTGCGGCCATTCCTGCCGCCGCCGGGTGAGAGTCCCGCGCCGGGGGACACCGGGCCTGCGGGCGTGCCCGATCCGACGGGGATCTTCCGCGACCCGTACGCGCCGCGGGCCCGGGCGGGCGCACGCCGCGCAGCCGGCACGACGATCGACCCGCGGACCGGCCCGCCCGCGCCCGTCCCCGTACCCGTTCCGGCACAGCTGCGGGAGGAGATCGACGAGGCCTACGCGCACTCCGAAGCGCTGCTGGAGGAGGAGCGGTTCGCGCAGGCCGCCGAGGTGCTCGGCGAGGTCGTCGAACCCGCCGCACGTGTCCTGGGTGCGGAGAGCAAGAAGGTACTGGCCTTGCGGAAGAACCGGGCGGCTATCCAGCTGCTCGGTGGGGACTACCGGGCGGCGCTGCCCGAGTTCGACGCCCTGGCCGACGCGTACGCCCGTACCGACGGTCCGACCGGCGCATCGGCGCGCGCCTGCCGCGCCCAGGCCGCTCGCTGCCGTGCCGAACTCGGTCAGGCCACCGACGCGCTCATCGCGCTGCGCGGCCTCCTGGAGGTCGTGCGGACCGTTGACAGCGACCTGAGTGAGGAAGCCGTCGAGCTGCGCCGCGACATCGGGATGCTGCTGCTCGCGCAGGGACAGGCGGCCGAGGCGGACCGGATTCTGCGGCCGCTGCACGACGACCTGTGTGTGGTCTTCGGACCCGGTGACGAGATGTCCGAGGAGGTCGCCGAGGCACTGGCTCTGATCCGCCTGGGGCTCGACGGGCCCGACGCCTGA
- a CDS encoding AIPR family protein encodes MDDAERRNATTPIRRHQIRTALLEQYAGLVYDDDLKAYDRNGFEQRFLSRALTAAAIRVVTGCDHKTAGLSVIDGELDQGIDGVAVTEGTQEVWLAQAKWSDEGKGKFNTDAAHKFIHGLRLIEQRSYDRFNDRLDPIVARVNSAMHDARLKVTLVIAVMGTGVLSDEVVAVLEDARKEFNGLGPVLDYRVVNAAHVLRQVQEDLAPEPVRVTVRMTNWLKRNTPLVAYQGTVPASNIAEWYGDHEDRLYSQNLRQNLGTTRVNSGMLGTLAKEPENFWLFNNGVTVLCDGLEEDWPGRRRPDEPVHLRLSGVSVVNGAQTVSAAHRAMQSSPEAVEDAEVTVKVIVVDENMPDFARRITETTNTQNHVEQRDFIALDEVQAMIREDFALSLQKSYVYKRGESDPAPEEGCSMVHAATALACAHHGTELTVRAKRDTDLLWERGSGGAYPRLFGERPSAFQIWRAVLVHRAVGAALNEERKKFQKRAADVAQRGDLLITHLVFQLIEQDRIDDPDFDWDTVLVDVPELTTRVLSWVIHHIDSEFGPTSFLSGTLTDVARCKQLAALVLRDAKRAGVIPDLPTEYRPSSVVQRKSRRPNAVPTLVDHRTILDGAPLRLRLGNKPEIKAVEPWLAQDPRRSVATWVNDRSKCLLWAVDNHAYSPTRLVLHMYELAGWEDAPVAVQGPARWTLEGGNLTLSDMARVLLDEQAEQE; translated from the coding sequence ATGGACGACGCAGAACGCAGGAATGCTACGACTCCGATCCGGCGGCACCAGATCCGGACTGCGTTGCTTGAGCAGTATGCCGGTCTCGTCTACGACGACGATCTGAAGGCGTACGACCGGAATGGCTTCGAGCAGCGCTTCCTGTCCCGCGCACTGACGGCTGCGGCGATCCGGGTCGTCACCGGATGCGACCACAAGACGGCCGGCCTGTCGGTCATCGACGGGGAACTCGACCAGGGCATTGACGGCGTGGCGGTGACCGAAGGCACGCAGGAGGTCTGGCTCGCCCAAGCGAAGTGGAGTGACGAGGGAAAGGGCAAGTTCAACACTGACGCGGCTCACAAGTTCATACACGGTCTTCGTCTCATCGAGCAGCGTAGTTACGACCGTTTCAACGACCGCCTCGACCCGATCGTGGCCCGAGTGAACTCCGCCATGCACGACGCCCGGCTGAAGGTCACCCTGGTGATCGCCGTGATGGGCACGGGGGTTCTCAGCGATGAGGTGGTCGCAGTCCTTGAAGACGCCCGGAAGGAGTTCAACGGGCTCGGCCCGGTCCTGGACTACCGTGTGGTCAACGCGGCGCACGTGCTGCGGCAGGTCCAGGAAGACCTCGCTCCCGAGCCGGTGCGTGTCACCGTACGGATGACGAACTGGCTCAAGCGGAACACCCCTCTTGTCGCCTACCAGGGTACCGTTCCAGCCAGCAACATCGCTGAGTGGTACGGGGACCACGAGGACCGCCTGTACTCCCAGAACCTGCGGCAGAACCTGGGCACCACGCGGGTCAACTCCGGCATGCTCGGCACACTCGCGAAGGAGCCGGAGAACTTCTGGCTCTTCAACAACGGTGTGACTGTGCTGTGTGACGGCCTGGAGGAGGACTGGCCTGGACGGCGCAGGCCTGACGAACCGGTGCATCTACGGCTCAGCGGCGTCAGCGTGGTCAACGGAGCGCAGACCGTCAGTGCGGCGCACAGGGCGATGCAGTCGTCCCCTGAGGCAGTCGAGGACGCCGAGGTCACGGTGAAGGTCATCGTTGTCGACGAGAACATGCCGGATTTCGCGCGACGGATCACGGAGACGACCAACACCCAGAACCACGTGGAGCAACGGGATTTCATTGCCTTGGACGAAGTCCAGGCGATGATCCGGGAGGACTTCGCCTTGTCGCTGCAGAAGTCCTATGTGTACAAGCGTGGCGAGTCGGACCCCGCACCGGAGGAAGGGTGCTCGATGGTCCATGCCGCCACGGCCCTGGCCTGTGCACACCACGGCACCGAACTCACCGTGCGCGCCAAGCGGGACACCGATCTGCTCTGGGAGCGAGGAAGCGGCGGCGCGTACCCGCGGCTGTTCGGGGAGCGGCCGAGCGCCTTCCAGATCTGGCGGGCGGTGTTGGTTCACCGAGCTGTCGGAGCGGCTCTCAACGAGGAGCGCAAGAAATTCCAGAAGCGTGCAGCAGATGTCGCCCAGCGTGGCGACCTGCTGATCACGCATCTCGTCTTCCAGCTCATCGAGCAGGACCGGATCGACGATCCCGACTTCGACTGGGACACTGTTCTCGTGGATGTGCCTGAGCTGACCACTCGGGTGCTGTCGTGGGTGATTCACCACATCGACAGTGAATTTGGGCCGACATCGTTCCTGAGTGGCACTCTGACGGACGTGGCTCGTTGCAAGCAGCTCGCGGCCTTGGTGCTCCGTGACGCGAAGCGTGCAGGCGTCATCCCTGATCTGCCGACCGAGTACCGGCCCTCCAGCGTGGTCCAGCGGAAGAGTCGGCGTCCTAACGCGGTACCCACGCTCGTGGATCACCGAACGATCTTGGACGGCGCCCCACTGCGTCTTCGGTTGGGAAACAAGCCTGAGATCAAAGCCGTTGAACCATGGCTTGCCCAAGATCCTCGGCGGAGCGTGGCGACCTGGGTCAACGACCGTTCGAAGTGTCTCCTGTGGGCGGTGGACAACCACGCCTATTCGCCTACGCGTCTGGTTCTGCACATGTACGAACTCGCAGGTTGGGAGGACGCCCCCGTGGCCGTCCAGGGGCCTGCCCGGTGGACCCTCGAGGGAGGAAACCTGACCCTCTCGGACATGGCGCGAGTGTTGTTGGACGAACAGGCCGAGCAGGAGTGA
- a CDS encoding ATP-binding protein: MTSNPQLPVRTTQPTPPRFPWHHFAMRFSSTPRGVRLARRLAGERLDAWGTPYGSDAHDVVTLIVAELSANAVRHGHVPGRDFLPCLSAEGTAVRVEVTDTRGERIPVRPAGPPDAELDGGRGLLLVSELADRWGWFPCTDGPGKTVWAVVEMPST; the protein is encoded by the coding sequence ATGACCAGTAACCCGCAACTCCCCGTGCGCACCACCCAACCCACCCCACCCCGCTTCCCCTGGCATCACTTCGCGATGCGGTTCAGTTCCACGCCCCGCGGCGTCCGGCTGGCCCGTCGTCTGGCCGGGGAACGTCTCGACGCGTGGGGCACTCCGTACGGCAGCGACGCGCACGACGTGGTGACGCTGATCGTCGCCGAGCTGAGCGCGAACGCCGTGCGCCACGGGCACGTTCCGGGGAGGGACTTCCTCCCGTGCCTGTCCGCCGAGGGCACGGCTGTGCGCGTCGAGGTCACCGACACTCGGGGCGAGCGGATCCCCGTTCGACCCGCCGGACCGCCGGATGCCGAACTCGACGGGGGCAGGGGCTTGCTTCTGGTGTCGGAACTGGCAGACCGCTGGGGCTGGTTCCCGTGCACGGACGGACCGGGCAAGACGGTCTGGGCCGTCGTGGAGATGCCATCCACATAG
- a CDS encoding NIPSNAP family protein, translating to MAKTTQLRTYTVRDGLLDEWVERWKADIVPLRLELGFAIGGAWVDRERNQFVWMTSYEGPETFAERNAMYWASPARKAMGLDPDDYLVSTDDRTVEERY from the coding sequence ATGGCCAAGACCACCCAGCTCCGCACCTACACCGTCCGCGACGGCCTGCTGGACGAGTGGGTGGAGCGGTGGAAGGCCGACATCGTGCCGCTGCGACTGGAGTTGGGGTTCGCGATCGGTGGGGCCTGGGTCGACCGGGAGCGCAACCAGTTCGTCTGGATGACCTCCTACGAAGGCCCCGAGACGTTCGCGGAGCGCAACGCGATGTACTGGGCCTCGCCCGCCCGCAAGGCGATGGGCCTCGACCCGGACGACTACCTCGTGAGCACCGACGATCGGACGGTGGAAGAGCGGTACTGA